Genomic window (Neurospora crassa OR74A linkage group VI, whole genome shotgun sequence):
CTCATGTTAGTCTGTCAATATCCTTCCAACATCATGCTAGGGAGCATGTTGAAAGATCTCCCCTCCCCGGCTGGGTCCAGACCCATCGGACACCAGGCCAAATGGGGGCTAGAACGATGAAGCTATTCGGTGATCCACGAGATCCTCGCGGCGCTCGCGCATCACCGATTGTGGAGGTTTCACGAACAGAAACCCCACTTCCCGTACCATCGGCCACGACCCGACAGCTCCGGAGAGACCCGCAATAAAAGTGACTGAAGCTCCCCCTCTCTTCACCAAGTGACAACCCACTCATAACAGCTCCTCAGCTTAACTTCACTTTCGACCCGACAGCTCGCCAACTTCATCTTCAATCtgaaaagacgaagaagaagaggaagaggaagccgtTTACCCTGAATAAAATCCTACTCACAAACGGGGCTCTCCACCGCACCTCaaaaacatcaccaccatggcgCCAGCCACAACCGCCCCAAAGGCCCCCCTCAAATCAACCCTCCccccgctcctcctcggcaccGCCACCTTCAACACGCAATACGTCCCCGACCCTCACTCGCTCCCCTACCGCTCCATCGTCGCGCGCGCCCTCTCCCTGGGCGTGCGCGGTTTCGACACCTCGCCTTACTACGGCCCCTCTGAGATTCTCCTCGGCGACGCCCTCCACACTCTCTTCACCTCCGAAACCAACCCGCTTCCGCGCGAGGACgtcttcatcgtcaccaAAGCCGGCCGCATCGCCGGCGACGAATTCGACTACTCTCCCTCTTGGGTGCGCTACAGCATTTACCGGAGCTTGCAAAGGCTGCACACGGACTATCTCGATTTGGTGTACATGCATGACGTCGAGTTCGTGTCCCCTGCCGAAGTGCTGGGTGCGGTCCAGGAGTTGAGGCGGTTGCGGGATGAGGAAGGGTTGATAAGACATGTGGGGATCAGTGGGTTCCCCGTCAAGGTCCTGGCGGAGCTGGCGGAGATGGTTCTCAGGGAAACGGGAGAGCCGTTGGATGCGGTGTTGAGTTATGGGCATTTTACGGTGCAGAATCGGCTGTTGAGTGTTGAGGAGTACGTTTCTGATGATAAGAAGAGGGAGCaaaaggaggagcaggaggaggaggaggaaagcaGTGTGTTGAAGAGGTTCAAGAAGGCGGGGGTCGAGGTCATTCTCAATGCGTCCATGTTGGGCATGGGGTTGTTGACGCAAAAGGGAATCCCGCCTAACCCGGAATCGAAGGAGAGCCCGTTGGTCAAGTGGCATCCGTCGCCGCCCGAGTTGAGGATTGCATGCAAGAAGCTGGGCGAGTTGGCGGCGGCTAAGGGCGAGAGGCTGGAGAGCGTGGCGATCCGTTGGGCGCTGGAGGAGTGGGCGAGGGTGGGCGCCGAGGCGgaggttggtgttgatgctgaACCTGGGTCCCCGTTGAAGGTGGGCGCAACGGTGTGCGGTGTCTCATCCATTCCCGAGTTGGAGGAGACAGTCACCGAGTGGAATGACGTGTTGGAAGGATTGAAAAAGGTGGCGGCTGCTGGTGGAAAGGCAGACGGTCGCGTATATGGAACAGAGCGCCAGGAGAAGATCCTGAAGTTGGTGGAGGATGAGATGTGGCCAGCCTTGGGTAAATGGATTGACTTTGCCTGGGCCAGCCCAGGAGATGGCTATGTCAACACCAGGCGGCCCGAAGATAAGGGTAGGGTTCCCGATGATGGCGTAATAGCTGCGCATGAGGAGAGGATCAAGCACAAGAAGTAGGCGTTGTGTTTGGGTATATATatggtgaaaaaaaaagggggtaggTGAGTGGCATGTCACCAATAGATGAGCTATAAGCTGGTTTCTCTCTCGCCCTCGAGTTTTCTTTAGACTAGATTCAGACGTAGTCACTGAAGCAATCCGTGGGATGCTATAGAACGCAAGAGAATACAGGATCTAAAAGTCCACATGCGACAGCGAGATGTATGCACAGTCAGTACGTAAACCCCATCTTTACCTTTATCACCTgtccaaggccaaggaaTGTTGACATTAATCGCAGGCCTTCGAAGCTCTTGAATGATGCAAACATGAAATGCGCAAATGGGAGTTAGCCATGTGAGGCGCTTAAGCAACAAACGAACTGTGAAATCTGCGAAATTGGGCTTTCGACTGCACAGTGAAAAATGTCCTACTACGGATAGGGAACTAAGGGGCAATATGGGAAGAGTTCGGCGTCCTCTCGCGTTTTTATTCTTACAGCAAGGCTTGTCATTTATACATAGATACTACACAGGCAGACAACGCGTCAAACCTCTTGATGCTTGATCCTTCCATTATCCTTTACTTCCTACACATGCATCGAAACCTTTTACAAGAAATTAATACCGACACCGACCTGCAGTCCCTTTCTCGCTTCCTCGCCTCTCCTTACCACCAACGGCAAGCTGAAGTTCAACTCAAACCTCGCCACGGGGTGCGCATACACCAGACCAAAGCCAGCCGCGATGCTGGGCAAGCCGTTCGCCAACTCCGCCACCGCGCTCTTCATGCCACTCGCAACAGCGCCGGAATCCAGCGACACCGAACCCTCAGctgtcttctttccctgCAGCGCAACCAAACGGCCGCCGTTGGCGAAGAGCTGGAACCTTAAGGGGGAGGTAGGACCAGCCCTGGGAAGCGGCAGAAGCATGTTGACGGATCCAGCAGCGAAGACGTCACCGCCCACGGAGTCGGCGCCGTCGTGAGGGCCGAGGCCGCCCATGCTGAAACCGCGGACATCGGTGGGGCCGCCGAGCTGGAAGCGATCGTTGATGCGGCTAGGGGCAACGGAGGTGCTGGAGAGGGAGTAGCCCATGGGCAGAGGGTAGAGCAGACCAGCGCGGAAGCCGGCGCCGACGGAGACACCGGGAAGTGGGAGGGCCTGGGCGGCAGAGAGTTCGACTTCGGACTTGGCAAAGGAAACGTCGCCCTTCAGAGGACCCCAACCAGCAAGCTCAGCGGCGGTGCGCACAAGGTAGCCAGCCTGGGGGAGCATGGGATTATCACGGCGGTCACGGGTAAAGGTGTGGGTGATGGAGCTCTTGAGGGAATCACCGGCATCGGCGCGGACGGTGGgcgaggcggaggcggagaggcCAGTCAGCTGGCGCCAAACACCGGAGTAAGTAAGCGCGTGGTCATCGCCATTGTCGGTCGACCAAGCGAGGCGGAGGTTGCCACCGGTAAGGTGCTCGTCGTGCGAGGCCCAGGGCTTGTGAGTAGATGAGCGCAGAGCCTCCAGCGCAAGACGGATATCGGGGTTGCCGTTCACTGGGGTGGAGAAGACGGCGTTGTAAGCGGACCGAGTACGGGTGCCGGCAGCAGCGTTGACGGAAAGGGTCTCGGCACCGCCAAAGATGTTGCGCAGAACGGCATTGGTGTAAGCGGAGCCCTCAGCGTTGCCAAAATCAGTACCGGCCTTGAAGACGAGGCGGGATTGTTCCTTGACGCGGATGGAGACGTCGAGCTCGGTGCGGTCGGTGGGGGACTGGAACTGctcttgttgctgctggcggGCATCCGAGATGAAGACACCAAAGCCATCCTCCTTGAAGATGCCTGTTGGGCGTAAAGCGTATGTTAGAGTGCGCTGACTTGTGGGAAATGTAGGATATTCGGTCGCTGTTCGGGtgggaagaggagatggaggaggagtgggcgCGCACCGAAACGGGTAAGCTTCTGGGTGGCCGTGCTGATGCGAGCGAGGGCCTCGCCTAGGGTAGTCGTGGGGCTAGCGGTTTCCTCGACAACGGGCTTGAAGACGTGGTCGAGAAGGCCGCGGcgggtgttgttggcgcCATGGATCTCGATGGAGTTGACGGTAGCGGGGGTAAGCAGGTGGTCCTCGATCTGGGTttgggggagagagaggttaGCGGGACGATGACTGGCATTTGTATTCAGGGCTACCTCAGGATTGGATCCCATACGATGGGGTTCGGCACCTGGTAGGGTTGAGGCTCCTTGGGCTCGGTAACGACGGCAGCGGCCTTTTGGTGGACGATGGCAGCGGCCTTGTCGATCTTCGCGGTGGCAGCCTCGACCTGAAGATTCCAAGATTTGGATCAGGAATTGGCCACTCGAATTGGCGCAATTGAGACGGCCACGAGGGACAGCTTCTTACCGGATTGCCGGGGGCACTTGGAGAGGAGGCCATTGCAGCTTCTCGCCTGGGTTGGCGGGGTTCCCAATCACAGGTTGGCGACTTGTTGAGGTCGGGATGTTCTCAAGTCTTGCCAATATTTTGGTCCCGAACTGACTGCTGCAACCGTCGACCAGGTTCAAGACGGTCAATTCGGCTTCGGGTGCTATCGGGGGATCCATCAATTACCGTCGTCACTAACTACGTAACGGTGTGGCTAGTGCTGTTGGTGGACGGCCGAACGGCTTAAGGCTGCCCGTGTGGCTGACGTGCATTGAGATGAAAGCCGACGGCCGTGGAGATCTTTTCCGGGGCCCCCCTGCTTCGACAAAGAGAACCACAATTGCGGCAGACCCACTGTAACTGGACTAGACCCCGATTGGGTCCAGCGTCCAGTCCAGTTGTTGGTTTCACTTTTTTGGGAAATGGAGATTGGGGAGCGAGGTAGGTCGCTTGCCGTGTGTTCCCCCAACTCCACAATGAATGCCATACCCCGTGCCGTGCCACCACTGTCCGTCACTGCAACTGCTCTCACGGACATTCTGTCGCTAACCTTGACTGGCCCTCCTACCCACTACCAGTACTTTCCACCTTCCATCCTAGAGGTAGAACTGAACagaccaccatcatcacatccacatccacatccacatccacctAGTGTAATATCCAACTACTACCAACTGATCCATCCACTTCAAACTTAACGTACGACTGGActcatcgccatcgtcgCTCACCCGAGACTCGAATCACGTCGCTCCGCCGTCTCCAAAGTCGCAATAAATCCGACTCTCGATCGCTCGTTTTAAGGCACCCCCC
Coding sequences:
- the tob55 gene encoding mitochondrial outer membrane beta-barrel protein Tob55, variant 1; this translates as MASSPSAPGNPVEAATAKIDKAAAIVHQKAAAVVTEPKEPQPYQIEDHLLTPATVNSIEIHGANNTRRGLLDHVFKPVVEETASPTTTLGEALARISTATQKLTRFGIFKEDGFGVFISDARQQQQEQFQSPTDRTELDVSIRVKEQSRLVFKAGTDFGNAEGSAYTNAVLRNIFGGAETLSVNAAAGTRTRSAYNAVFSTPVNGNPDIRLALEALRSSTHKPWASHDEHLTGGNLRLAWSTDNGDDHALTYSGVWRQLTGLSASASPTVRADAGDSLKSSITHTFTRDRRDNPMLPQAGYLVRTAAELAGWGPLKGDVSFAKSEVELSAAQALPLPGVSVGAGFRAGLLYPLPMGYSLSSTSVAPSRINDRFQLGGPTDVRGFSMGGLGPHDGADSVGGDVFAAGSVNMLLPLPRAGPTSPLRFQLFANGGRLVALQGKKTAEGSVSLDSGAVASGMKSAVAELANGLPSIAAGFGLVYAHPVARFELNFSLPLVVRRGEEARKGLQVGVGINFL
- the tob55 gene encoding mitochondrial outer membrane beta-barrel protein Tob55, encoding MASSPSAPGNPVEAATAKIDKAAAIVHQKAAAVVTEPKEPQPYQVPNPIIEDHLLTPATVNSIEIHGANNTRRGLLDHVFKPVVEETASPTTTLGEALARISTATQKLTRFGIFKEDGFGVFISDARQQQQEQFQSPTDRTELDVSIRVKEQSRLVFKAGTDFGNAEGSAYTNAVLRNIFGGAETLSVNAAAGTRTRSAYNAVFSTPVNGNPDIRLALEALRSSTHKPWASHDEHLTGGNLRLAWSTDNGDDHALTYSGVWRQLTGLSASASPTVRADAGDSLKSSITHTFTRDRRDNPMLPQAGYLVRTAAELAGWGPLKGDVSFAKSEVELSAAQALPLPGVSVGAGFRAGLLYPLPMGYSLSSTSVAPSRINDRFQLGGPTDVRGFSMGGLGPHDGADSVGGDVFAAGSVNMLLPLPRAGPTSPLRFQLFANGGRLVALQGKKTAEGSVSLDSGAVASGMKSAVAELANGLPSIAAGFGLVYAHPVARFELNFSLPLVVRRGEEARKGLQVGVGINFL
- a CDS encoding L-galactose dehydrogenase, coding for MAPATTAPKAPLKSTLPPLLLGTATFNTQYVPDPHSLPYRSIVARALSLGVRGFDTSPYYGPSEILLGDALHTLFTSETNPLPREDVFIVTKAGRIAGDEFDYSPSWVRYSIYRSLQRLHTDYLDLVYMHDVEFVSPAEVLGAVQELRRLRDEEGLIRHVGISGFPVKVLAELAEMVLRETGEPLDAVLSYGHFTVQNRLLSVEEYVSDDKKREQKEEQEEEEESSVLKRFKKAGVEVILNASMLGMGLLTQKGIPPNPESKESPLVKWHPSPPELRIACKKLGELAAAKGERLESVAIRWALEEWARVGAEAEVGVDAEPGSPLKVGATVCGVSSIPELEETVTEWNDVLEGLKKVAAAGGKADGRVYGTERQEKILKLVEDEMWPALGKWIDFAWASPGDGYVNTRRPEDKGRVPDDGVIAAHEERIKHKK
- the tob55 gene encoding mitochondrial outer membrane beta-barrel protein Tob55, variant 2; the protein is MASSPSAPGNPIEDHLLTPATVNSIEIHGANNTRRGLLDHVFKPVVEETASPTTTLGEALARISTATQKLTRFGIFKEDGFGVFISDARQQQQEQFQSPTDRTELDVSIRVKEQSRLVFKAGTDFGNAEGSAYTNAVLRNIFGGAETLSVNAAAGTRTRSAYNAVFSTPVNGNPDIRLALEALRSSTHKPWASHDEHLTGGNLRLAWSTDNGDDHALTYSGVWRQLTGLSASASPTVRADAGDSLKSSITHTFTRDRRDNPMLPQAGYLVRTAAELAGWGPLKGDVSFAKSEVELSAAQALPLPGVSVGAGFRAGLLYPLPMGYSLSSTSVAPSRINDRFQLGGPTDVRGFSMGGLGPHDGADSVGGDVFAAGSVNMLLPLPRAGPTSPLRFQLFANGGRLVALQGKKTAEGSVSLDSGAVASGMKSAVAELANGLPSIAAGFGLVYAHPVARFELNFSLPLVVRRGEEARKGLQVGVGINFL